A stretch of Cucumis sativus cultivar 9930 chromosome 2, Cucumber_9930_V3, whole genome shotgun sequence DNA encodes these proteins:
- the LOC101213544 gene encoding 60S ribosomal protein L10: protein MGRRPARCYRQIKNKPYPKSRFCRGVPDPKIRIYDVGMKKKGVDEFPFCVHLVSWEKENVSSEALEAARIACNKYMAKFAGKDAFHLRVRVHPFHVLRINKMLSCAGADRLQTGMRGAFGKPQGTCARVAIGQVLLSVRCKDSNSQHAQEALRRAKFKFPGRQKIIVSRKWGFTKFSRADYLKFKSENKIMPDGVNAKLLGCHGPLANRQPGRAFLSQTV from the exons ATGGGGAGAA GACCTGCTAGATGTTACCGCCAAATCAAGAACAAGCCTTATCCCAAATCGCGATTTTGTCGCGGTGTTCCTGATCCCAAGATTAGGATTTATGATGttggaatgaagaagaagggtgTTGATGAATTCCCCTTCTGTGTTCATCTTGTGAGTTGGGAGAAAGAGAATGTTTCAAGTGAAGCTTTGGAAGCAGCTCGTATTGCCTGTAACAAGTACATGGCAAAATTTGCTGGGAAAGATGCGTTTCATTTGAGGGTTAGAGTTCATCCCTTCCATGTTCTTCGAATTAACAAGATGCTTTCATGTGCCGGAGCTGATAGGCTCCAAACTGGGATGAGAGGTGCTTTTGGTAAGCCACAAGGAACTTGTGCAAGAGTCGCCATTGGTCAGGTTCTTCTTTCCGTTCGATGCAAGGACAGCAACAGCCAGCATGCTCAGGAGGCTCTCCGTCGTGCTAAGTTTAAGTTCCCTGGTCGTCAAAAGATCATTGTTAGCAGGAAGTG GGGATTCACTAAATTTAGCCGAGCTGATTACCTCAAGTTCAAGTCAGAGAACAAGATTATGCCAGATGGTGTTAATGCTAAG CTTCTTGGATGCCATGGGCCTCTTGCAAACCGTCAGCCTGGAAGAGCTTTTCTATCTCAAACTGTCTAA
- the LOC101213058 gene encoding ABC transporter I family member 10: MVLKSSSFNLVAPSPPLLSPLFSNPPSRINTTENIAIEGRNLNFSITTKQGKSVPILRDCSLRIPSGEFWMLLGPNGCGKSTLLKVLAGLLNTTSGAVYVKKPKCFVFQNPDYQVVMPTVEADVAFGLGKLNLNNDEVKSRVLEALSAVGMSSYLQRSVQTLSGGQKQRVAIAGALAEACKVLLLDELTTFLDENDQTGVIKAVRNSLHNSEDVTALWVTHRLEELEYADGAIYMEDGKVVMHGDVASIQSFIQTKQSDYIKRIYHS, encoded by the exons ATGGTTTTGAAGAGTTCATCTTTCAATCTTGTTGCCCCATCGCCTCctcttctttctcctcttttctCCAATCCCCCCTCCAG GATAAATACTACTGAGAATATAGCCATTGAGGGGCGCAATCTCAACTTCTCGATCACGACAAAGCAGGGAAAATCTGTGCCTATTCTTAGGGATTGCTCACTCCGGATTCCTTCAGGAGAGTTTTGGATGCTTCTTGGACCTAATGGCTGTGGAAAATCCACCCTCTTGAAG GTCTTGGCTGGTCTTTTGAATACAACATCTGGTGCAGTATACGTCAAGAAGCCAAAGTGCTTTGTCTTCCAAAATCCGGACTATCAG GTAGTTATGCCTACTGTGGAAGCTGATGTTGCATTTGGCCTCggtaagttaaatttgaacaatGATGAAGTTAAATCAAGAGTTTTGGAAGCTCTGAGTGCAGTTGGCATGTCTAGCTACCTTCAG AGATCTGTCCAAACGCTGAGTGGTGGTCAGAAGCAAAGAGTTGCCATTGCTGGTGCTTTGGCTGAAGCATGTAAAGTGCTTCTATTAGATGAACTGACCACATTTCTTGACGAGAATGATCAG ACGGGGGTGATCAAAGCAGTTAGGAATTCTTTACACAATTCTGAAGATGTTACAGCATTATGGGTGACCCATCGCTTAGAAGAACTCGAGTATGCAGATGGAGCTATCTACATGGAAGACGGGAAAGTCGTCATGCATGGTGATGTGGCAAGTATCCAAAGTTTCAtccaaacaaaacaatcaGATTATATCAAGCGTATTTACCATTCGTGA
- the LOC101217143 gene encoding protein artemis isoform X2 has translation MFLFEGYFGNVLHTGDCRLTPECLQNLPEKYRGKSGKEPRCKLDLIFLDCTFGRFFQQFPSRHSSIHQIINCIWKHPDAPLVYLICNLLGQEDILQQVSQTFGSKIFADESKKAGYKALELINPDILTQDPSSRFHLLDGFPKLCQTARTLLADAQTNFLSEPLVIRPSTQWYVREEVSEIWNSRKQIISEAIKDQHGIWHVCYSMHSSKEELEWALQILAPKWVVSTTPGCRAMDLDYVKRKLSGSSLTSNGLIWKLFGIAEDSSSDLDASVIEVSCSSIVEAPTQRNVNPQSQTVKVYPVPQEMLNILSSSNLPPLTLFGRARLAIEDATLLSEEVSYPSTENEPVEAVGDIVAELSIHDAKCKLSGKSSVNSKDEVHFEGKHEKFANDALSADVNASLNSNGTKLPISEIKVLSTNNNLPEVFNSDVEEHVHEQESRVKEKELADNCKDVSIILETHVGKMVNNDRIAGCSNSHLLSVGSSKGFNDKFRKLYRSMNVPVPEPLPSLVELMKSRKRVKRNGYF, from the exons ATGTTCTTATTTGAAGGCTATTTTGGCAATGTTCTGCATACGGGTGATTGTAGATTAACTCCTGAGTGCCTACAGAACTTACCTGAGAAGTATCGTGGAAAAAGTGGTAAAGAGCCAAGATGTAAACTGGATCTGATTTTTTTAGACTGTACATTTGGTAGATTCTTTCAACAATTCCCTAGCAGGCATTCATCAATACATCAG ATTATTAATTGCATATGGAAACACCCTGATGCTCCGCTAGTATATCTGATTTGCAATCTTCTAGGACAGGAAGATATATTGCAACAAGTGTCCCAAACATTTGGTTCAAAGATATTTGCTGATGAATCCAAGAAAGCAGGCTATAAGGCTCTTGAACTTATAAACCCTGACATCCTCACTCAAGATCCATCCTCCCGTTTTCATCTACTTGATGGATTCCCTAAACTATGTCAAACTGCAAGAACACTGCTTGCAGATGCTCAGACCAATTTTCTGTCTGAACCTCTCGTAATCCGACCCTCTACCCAGTGGTATGTTCGTGAGGAAGTGTCAGAGATTTGGAACTCAaggaaacaaataattagtgAAGCAATTAAAGATCAACATGGTATTTGGCATGTTTGCTACTCGATGCACTCGTCAAAGGAAGAACTAGAATGGGCCTTGCAAATTTTAGCACCAAAATGGGTTGTTTCAACCACTCCTGGTTGTCGAGCCATGGATTTGGATTACGTAAAAAGGAAACTCAGTGGTTCTAGTTTAACTTCAAATGGCCTAATATGGAAGCTTTTTGGTATAGCTGAGGATAGTTCTTCAGATTTAGATGCATCTGTGATTGAAGTGAGCTGTTCTTCTATAGTTGAAGCACCCACTCAAAGAAACGTAAACCCTCAATCACAAACAGTGAAAGTGTATCCTGTTCCTCAAGAAATGTTAAACATTTTGTCTTCAAGCAACTTGCCACCTCTCACATTATTTGGACGAGCTAGACTTGCCATTGAAGATGCCACTTTGTTGTCAGAAGAAGTTTCATATCCATCTACTGAGAACGAGCCTGTAGAAGCTGTTGGAGATATTGTAGCAGAACTGTCCATTCATGATGCAAAGTGTAAACTGAGCGGCAAATCATCAGTAAATTCTAAAGATGAAGTTCACTTCGAAGGAAAACATGAGAAGTTTGCGAATGATGCATTATCAGCTGATGTAAACGCCTCACTTAACTCTAATGGAACTAAGCTCCCTATTTCtgaaataaaagttttgtCGACGAATAATAACCTGCCAGAAGTATTCAACAGTGATGTAGAAGAACATGTCCATGAGCAGGAAAGTAGAGTTAAGGAAAAAGAGTTAGCAGACAATTGTAAAGATGTCTCCATTATTCTTGAAACACACGTTGGAAAGATGGTTAATAATGACAGAATAGCAGGGTGTAGTAATTCACATCTTTTAAGTGTCGGTTCTTCAAAGGGATTTAACGACAAGTTTAGAAAGTTGTATAGGTCAATGAATGTCCCTGTGCCTGAGCCTCTTCCTTCGCTGGTGGAACTTATGAAATCTAGAAAACGGGTAAAGAGGAATGGATATTTCTAG
- the LOC101217143 gene encoding protein artemis isoform X1 — MPIEMPQGLPFSVDTWSPSSKKKRHHFLTHAHRDHTTGIVPHFSFPIYSTFLTKSIVLQQFPQLHDSLFVCIEVGQSLVVKDPDGAFTVTVFDAHHCPGAVMFLFEGYFGNVLHTGDCRLTPECLQNLPEKYRGKSGKEPRCKLDLIFLDCTFGRFFQQFPSRHSSIHQIINCIWKHPDAPLVYLICNLLGQEDILQQVSQTFGSKIFADESKKAGYKALELINPDILTQDPSSRFHLLDGFPKLCQTARTLLADAQTNFLSEPLVIRPSTQWYVREEVSEIWNSRKQIISEAIKDQHGIWHVCYSMHSSKEELEWALQILAPKWVVSTTPGCRAMDLDYVKRKLSGSSLTSNGLIWKLFGIAEDSSSDLDASVIEVSCSSIVEAPTQRNVNPQSQTVKVYPVPQEMLNILSSSNLPPLTLFGRARLAIEDATLLSEEVSYPSTENEPVEAVGDIVAELSIHDAKCKLSGKSSVNSKDEVHFEGKHEKFANDALSADVNASLNSNGTKLPISEIKVLSTNNNLPEVFNSDVEEHVHEQESRVKEKELADNCKDVSIILETHVGKMVNNDRIAGCSNSHLLSVGSSKGFNDKFRKLYRSMNVPVPEPLPSLVELMKSRKRVKRNGYF; from the exons ATGCCGATCGAAATGCCCCAAGGCCTCCCTTTTTCAGTGGATACATGGTCCCCATCTTCCAAGAAGAAGCGCCACCATTTTCTAACACACGCTCACAGGGATCACACCACTGGGATTGTCCCCCATTTTTCCTTCCCCATTTATTCTACTTTTCTCACCAAGTCTATCGTTCTTCAGCAGTTTCCCCAG TTACATGATTCACTGTTTGTATGTATCGAGGTGGGGCAATCGCTGGTCGTCAAAGATCCTGATGGAGCTTTCACCGTTACCGTTTTCGATGCTCATCACTGCCCTG GAGCTGTTATGTTCTTATTTGAAGGCTATTTTGGCAATGTTCTGCATACGGGTGATTGTAGATTAACTCCTGAGTGCCTACAGAACTTACCTGAGAAGTATCGTGGAAAAAGTGGTAAAGAGCCAAGATGTAAACTGGATCTGATTTTTTTAGACTGTACATTTGGTAGATTCTTTCAACAATTCCCTAGCAGGCATTCATCAATACATCAG ATTATTAATTGCATATGGAAACACCCTGATGCTCCGCTAGTATATCTGATTTGCAATCTTCTAGGACAGGAAGATATATTGCAACAAGTGTCCCAAACATTTGGTTCAAAGATATTTGCTGATGAATCCAAGAAAGCAGGCTATAAGGCTCTTGAACTTATAAACCCTGACATCCTCACTCAAGATCCATCCTCCCGTTTTCATCTACTTGATGGATTCCCTAAACTATGTCAAACTGCAAGAACACTGCTTGCAGATGCTCAGACCAATTTTCTGTCTGAACCTCTCGTAATCCGACCCTCTACCCAGTGGTATGTTCGTGAGGAAGTGTCAGAGATTTGGAACTCAaggaaacaaataattagtgAAGCAATTAAAGATCAACATGGTATTTGGCATGTTTGCTACTCGATGCACTCGTCAAAGGAAGAACTAGAATGGGCCTTGCAAATTTTAGCACCAAAATGGGTTGTTTCAACCACTCCTGGTTGTCGAGCCATGGATTTGGATTACGTAAAAAGGAAACTCAGTGGTTCTAGTTTAACTTCAAATGGCCTAATATGGAAGCTTTTTGGTATAGCTGAGGATAGTTCTTCAGATTTAGATGCATCTGTGATTGAAGTGAGCTGTTCTTCTATAGTTGAAGCACCCACTCAAAGAAACGTAAACCCTCAATCACAAACAGTGAAAGTGTATCCTGTTCCTCAAGAAATGTTAAACATTTTGTCTTCAAGCAACTTGCCACCTCTCACATTATTTGGACGAGCTAGACTTGCCATTGAAGATGCCACTTTGTTGTCAGAAGAAGTTTCATATCCATCTACTGAGAACGAGCCTGTAGAAGCTGTTGGAGATATTGTAGCAGAACTGTCCATTCATGATGCAAAGTGTAAACTGAGCGGCAAATCATCAGTAAATTCTAAAGATGAAGTTCACTTCGAAGGAAAACATGAGAAGTTTGCGAATGATGCATTATCAGCTGATGTAAACGCCTCACTTAACTCTAATGGAACTAAGCTCCCTATTTCtgaaataaaagttttgtCGACGAATAATAACCTGCCAGAAGTATTCAACAGTGATGTAGAAGAACATGTCCATGAGCAGGAAAGTAGAGTTAAGGAAAAAGAGTTAGCAGACAATTGTAAAGATGTCTCCATTATTCTTGAAACACACGTTGGAAAGATGGTTAATAATGACAGAATAGCAGGGTGTAGTAATTCACATCTTTTAAGTGTCGGTTCTTCAAAGGGATTTAACGACAAGTTTAGAAAGTTGTATAGGTCAATGAATGTCCCTGTGCCTGAGCCTCTTCCTTCGCTGGTGGAACTTATGAAATCTAGAAAACGGGTAAAGAGGAATGGATATTTCTAG
- the LOC116401624 gene encoding glutathione S-transferase 2-like, protein MAVDEESPLKLYSFWASTCAQRVRIALNLKGLNFQYKAVDILKGEHLAPEYLKLNPVGFVPTLVDGDVVIADSFAIIMYLEEKYPERPLLPTDLVKRAINHQVANIVSSSIQPLQNLIVEKYIEEKCGTEEKLSWVHMIIGKGFLALEKLLTVEAGNFATGDQIYMADLFLAPQLHRAIETFNLDMSKFPILSRLYEEYKKIAAFQDAAPENQPDAPSQN, encoded by the exons ATGGCAGTGGACGAAGAATCTCCATTGAAGCTCTACTCATTCTGGGCCAGCACTTGTGCCCAACGTGTTCGAATTGCCCTCAACCTAAAAG GACTAAACTTTCAGTATAAAGCTGTTGATATTTTGAAGGGAGAGCATTTGGCTCCTG AATATCTAAAGCTCAATCCTGTTGGTTTTGTACCTACTCTTGTGGATGGAGATGTTGTTATTGCTGACTCTTTTGCTATAATAATG TATTTGGAGGAAAAGTATCCTGAGCGTCCTTTGCTGCCTACTGATCTTGTTAAAAGGGCTATTAATCACCAg gTTGCAAATATTGTTTCTTCAAGCATACAGcctcttcaaaatttaattgttgaG aAATACATTGAGGAAAAATGTGGTACTGAGGAGAAACTTTCTTGGGTTCACATGATCATTGGAAAAGGTTTTTTAG CACTAGAAAAGTTGCTAACAGTTGAAGCTGGAAATTTTGCTACTGGAGACCAAATTTATATG GCAGACTTGTTTTTGGCACCTCAACTTCATCGGGCCATTGAAACATTCAATCTTGACATG TCCAAGTTTCCAATTCTATCAAGGTTGTACGAAGAATACAAGAAGATAGCAGCATTTCAAGATGCAGCACCAGAAAACCAACCCGATGCTCCCTCTCAAAactga
- the LOC101216903 gene encoding MLO-like protein 13 produces MDGRGNSNNNVHDHPPNAKFEFTPTWIIAVVSSIIVIISFSLERGLHHLGQKLQKKQMDELNHALLKLKEELMILGFISLLFNVFQGAIGRFCMPKDFAYHMLPCKRSTVPVVNHFSSSNFVDHNYNIHRHLLSTTQANFQHCSRKGKVPLLSLEALHQLHIFIFVLAVVHVIFCATTMLLASAKIRLWKRWEESIDKRQPTQSEDDDEFNKRAVGFWRRAAVIAWMMAFRKQFYGSITKSDYKYLRRGFIKKHCPGELNFDFYDHIKKTYQHDFKKVVGISWYLWAFVVLFLLLNLEGWHTYFWLSFLPLIMLLLVGAKLEYIITRMAQELNLKIEDKEAQQQQRQQQERDERHFDRQQHRRNINRHGSHHHVDPSDEYFWFHSPSCVLHLIHFILFQNSFEIAFFFWIWTTYGFKSCIMEKPAYIITRLILGGIVQVLCSYSTLPLYSLVTQMGSEYKKPSDHEEHGKAEERIS; encoded by the exons ATGGATGGAAGAGggaatagtaataataatgttcATGATCATCCTCCAAATGCAAAGTTTGAGTTCACTCCAACATGGATCATTGCTGTTGTTTCATCCATTATCGTTATCATTTCCTTCTCCCTTGAGCGTGGCCTTCATCACCTTGGACAG AAGTTGCAGAAGAAACAGATGGATGAACTAAATCATGCGTTGCTGAAACTAAAAGAAG AGTTAATGATTTTAGGGTTTATCTCCCTATTATTCAACGTGTTTCAAGGGGCAATCGGACGTTTTTGTATGCCCAAAGATTTTGCATACCATATGCTTCCATGTAAGAGAAGTACCGTGCCCGTTGTTAATCATTTCTCATCGTCAAATTTTGTCGATCACAATTACAATATTCACCGTCATCTATTATCGACAACTCAAGCTAATTTTCAACATTGCTCACGAAAA GGGAAGGTTCCTCTATTATCTTTGGAAGCATTGCATCAGCTccatatattcatatttgtgTTGGCTGTTGTTCATGTCATCTTCTGTGCTACAACCATGCTTCTAGCCTCTGCAAAG ATACGATTGTGGAAGAGATGGGAAGAATCTATTGATAAGCGCCAACCTACGCAATCTGAAGATG ATGATGAGTTTAATAAACGAGCCGTTGGCTTTTGGAGAAGGGCTGCCGTCATTGCTTGGATG atggCATTTAGAAAGCAGTTTTATGGATCAATTACAAAGTCGGATTACAAATATCTTCGACGAGGCTTTATTAAG AAACATTGCCCAGGGgaacttaattttgatttctatgatcacattaaaaaaacttatcaaCATGATTTCAAGAAAGTTGTTGGTATAAG TTGGTATCTTTGGGCCTTTGTTGTGCTGTTCTTACTGCTTAATCTTGAag gATGGCACACTTATTTTTGGTTGTCATTTCTACCGCTAATT ATGCTACTTCTCGTGGGAGCAAAGTTGGAATACATAATAACACGTATGGCTCAAGaattaaacttgaaaatcGAAGACAAAGAAGcacaacaacaacaacgaCAACAACAAGAACGTGATGAAAGACATTTCGATAGACAACAACACCGTAGGAATATCAATAGACATGGTAGCCACCACCATGTGGATCCTTCCGATGAGTACTTTTGGTTTCATTCTCCTTCATGTgttcttcatttgattcacTTCATTCTCTTCCAAAATTCCTTCGAGATTGCCTTCTTCTTTTGGATTTGG ACAACTTATGGATTTAAGTCTTGCATTATGGAGAAACCTGCCTATATCATCACCAGACTCATTTTAGG TGGGATTGTCCAAGTGCTATGCAGTTACAGCACATTGCCTTTGTATTCTTTAGTCACTCAG atgGGAAGTGAATATAAGAAGCCATCTGATCATGAAGAGCATGGCaaagcagaagaaagaattaGCTGA